AAAGGACATTGCTCTGCATTTGGATCTTCTGTTCTATTGAAGTAGAGGCTTAATAACTCATACCCTTTGCCTTTGTAATACAAGTTTTTTATAGATGGATGCAAGCTGTAATGAAACAACTGTGATAGCACTATTGCCATTGATGGGCTAATGTTTCCTTCGTTATAATATTTTTTATCTTTATTATCGGCGCTCAAAAAAGTAATATAATCTGCCTCAGTAGAGAATAGCGCATGGAATTTTTTGATTGAAATAATTACAGATATCACCCAAGAATTTGGAGCTAGTTCTAAATTAAGCGGTAATTCTTTTTGTGGATTATAAAGTAATAATGATTTTTCCTCTTTGAGTTCTAGCGCATAGTTTCCTTGATTAAAAATAAATTTAGCGCTTCCTTTTAATCCAAAATGAAACTGAATCAAGCCACTGCTCACCTCGCGTTGTGCATGGAAAGGGTTAATACCATCATTTTGAAACCGAATTAGCGTAAAATCGTCTTCAATTTTTATAATTTCTTGTGAACTCATAGCGGTATTTTTTTAATATAAAAATCATATTCAGGAAACGTATTTATTTAGAACAACTCTAAATAAAGAGATTCAAAGCACTTGAATTCATTACAAAAATAAGTTTTTTTGGTTAATAAATACAATTAGAATCAAAAAATCATTAAGCGATACAAAAAGAACTTCTAGCGTTATTTTTATAACTACTGTAGTACTAATTTTGTTTCACTTTTTGGAAAAGTGCAAATATGGAAAACAATAACACATCAAAGCATCAATATTTTTACGCGGTTGGGTTAAGCTACAAGAAAGCCGATGCAGAGATCAGAGGGAAGTTTAGTTTAGATGGTGTTGCAAAAACTCGTTTGTTAGAGCAAGCTAAGAATGAAGGAATAGAGAGTTTAATAGTTACTTCAACCTGTAACCGTACTGAAATTTATGGTTTTGCAGAACATCCATTTCAATTGATCAAATTGATTTGTGAGAACAGTCAAGGTTCAGTTGAATCCTTTCAAAAGGTAGGATTTGTTTATAAAAATCAAGAAGCCATTAGTCATTTATTTCGAGTGGGAACGGGTCTTGATAGTCAGATTTTGGGAGATTTTGAAATTATTGCTCAAATCAAATCCAGTTTTTCACAGTCAAAAGGATTGGGCTTAGCCAATGCTTTTTTGGAACGATTGGTCAATTCTGTCATTCAAGCTAGTAAAAAAATAAAAACCGATACCGAGATAAGTTCCGGAGCTACATCAGTTTCTTTTGCGGCAGTGCAATACATTATCAAAAATGTTGAAGACATTGGTAACAAAAACATTTTACTTTTTGGTACGGGAAAAATTGGTAGAAATACCTGTGAAAACCTAGTAAAGCATACTAAAAACGAACACATAACCTTAATCAATAGAACCAAAGAAAAGGCAGAAAAACTGGCTGGAAAATTAAATCTTATTGTTAAGGATTACTCAGAATTACATCTTGAATTACAAAAAGCGGATGTTGTTGTGGTTGCCACCGGTGCACAAAATCCAACAATTGACAAAGCGATTTTGAATTTGAAAAAACCACTGTTGATTTTAGATTTGTCAATTCCAAAAAATGCACATGAAAACGTGGAAGAACTGGATGGAGTGACCTTAATTCATATGGATTATTTGTCACAGTTGACAGATGAAACTTTGGAAAACAGAAAAAAACACATTCCAGCTGCCGAAGCGATTATCGAAGAAATTAAGGAAGAGTTCATCACTTGGACCAAAGGCAGAAAGTTTGCGCCAACAATTAATGCCTTGAAAGCAAAATTGAACGCAATAAAAGCATCTGAACTTGATTTTCAAAGCAAGAAAATATCTAACTTCAATGAAGAACAAGCGGAAATAATAAGCAACCGCATTATCCAAAAAATTACAACCCATTTTGCCAATCATTTAAAAGATGATAACACCATGGTGGATGAAAGTATTGAATGGATTGAGAAAGTTTTTAAAATAGGAGCAACGGCTAAATAAAGTTGGCGCCATTAAAATCAAATCAGGAGATAACTTCATTTCTCATGGGTTTGAAAAAAATATAATTGTGAACAAAACGATACGCATAGGAACCCGTGATAGTGAACTCGCACTCTGGCAAGCCCACACAGTTCAAAATAAGTTAAACGATTTAGGATACAAAACTGAAATTGTAGCCGTAAAATCGCAAGGCGATATCATTCTTGATAAGCCTCTTTATGAATTAGGAATAACCGGAATTTTTACCAAAACACTCGATGTTGCTATGATTAATGGCGATGTGGATATTGCGGTACATTCTATGAAAGATGTTCCAACTGCATTACCACACGGAATTGTTCAAGCAGCCGTTCTCGAAAGAGCCAATACACTCGATATTTTAGTACACAAAGGCAATCTCGATTTTTTAAATCAAACCGGTACCATTGCCACAGGCAGTTTGCGCCGTCAAGCACAATGGCTTAATAAATATCCTATTCATACTGTTGTTGATTTGCGCGGAAATGTAAATTCACGCATGAAAAAGCTGCAAGAAAGCGATTGGAGTGGAGCTGTATTTGCAGCAGCAGGGCTAGAAAGAATTAATCTTAAACCAGAAGACTATATTGATCTTGATTGGATGATTCCCGCACCAGCCCAAGGAGCTATGCTGGTTGTAGCTATGGCAAATGATGAGTATTCTAGACAGGCATTGCACGAACTTAATGATATTGATACTGAAATTTGTACCCACATTGAAAGACAATTTCTTAAAACTTTAGAAGGTGGTTGTACAGCGCCCATTGGTGCTTTAGCCGTTTTTGTAGAAGACGATATTGTTTTTAAAGGTGTTTTGTTTTCTATTGATGGAAAAGAAAAAATCGAAGTAGAAAGAACCGTTCCGATGCAAGAATGGAAAAAGTTGGGGTACTTTTGCGCACAAGAAATTCTTGAAAATGGTGGTGTAGCGTTGATGAAATCTATAAAAGAGAAATTAAAAAAATAATGGAGCAAATTAGTATTTTATCAACCAAAACACTTTCTGGAATTCAAAGAAAAGCGGTACTCGATGCCAACTTTGATCTCTTGGAACAAGATTTTATCGAAGTAACAAACACTCCATTTTCCCTTCAAAATATTCAAGAAAACCTCATTTTTAGCAGTCAAAACGCTGTTTTAAGTCTTATAGAACAAGACGGTTGGGAGGGTTTACGAACCAAAACTGCTTTTTGTGTAGGCATCAAAACCAAAGAATTACTGGAGCAAAATGGCTTCACGGTAGATGTTTACATGGATTATGCTTCAGAGCTAGCCGAAATCATCACCTTAATTTACAGTCAAAACAGTTATACTTTTTTTAGTGGTAATTTGCGTAAGGAAACCTTACCACAAGCACTAAAAGATGCTGGAATCGTGTTTAATGAAATTGAAGTGTATCAAACTAAGTTGGCACCATTTAAAATTTCAAGTTTAGAAAATTTTGCAGGTATCCTCTTT
This portion of the Flavobacterium sp. CECT 9288 genome encodes:
- a CDS encoding helix-turn-helix transcriptional regulator, which encodes MSSQEIIKIEDDFTLIRFQNDGINPFHAQREVSSGLIQFHFGLKGSAKFIFNQGNYALELKEEKSLLLYNPQKELPLNLELAPNSWVISVIISIKKFHALFSTEADYITFLSADNKDKKYYNEGNISPSMAIVLSQLFHYSLHPSIKNLYYKGKGYELLSLYFNRTEDPNAEQCPFLIDEDNVIKIKKAKEIIIANMAEPPGLQELADEIGLNLKKLKMGFKQIYGDTVYGFLFDYKMDFARKLLDSGSYNVNEVGLKIGYSTGSHFITAFKKKFATTPKKYLMSINPNMQ
- the hemA gene encoding glutamyl-tRNA reductase, which produces MENNNTSKHQYFYAVGLSYKKADAEIRGKFSLDGVAKTRLLEQAKNEGIESLIVTSTCNRTEIYGFAEHPFQLIKLICENSQGSVESFQKVGFVYKNQEAISHLFRVGTGLDSQILGDFEIIAQIKSSFSQSKGLGLANAFLERLVNSVIQASKKIKTDTEISSGATSVSFAAVQYIIKNVEDIGNKNILLFGTGKIGRNTCENLVKHTKNEHITLINRTKEKAEKLAGKLNLIVKDYSELHLELQKADVVVVATGAQNPTIDKAILNLKKPLLILDLSIPKNAHENVEELDGVTLIHMDYLSQLTDETLENRKKHIPAAEAIIEEIKEEFITWTKGRKFAPTINALKAKLNAIKASELDFQSKKISNFNEEQAEIISNRIIQKITTHFANHLKDDNTMVDESIEWIEKVFKIGATAK
- the hemC gene encoding hydroxymethylbilane synthase, with amino-acid sequence MVNKTIRIGTRDSELALWQAHTVQNKLNDLGYKTEIVAVKSQGDIILDKPLYELGITGIFTKTLDVAMINGDVDIAVHSMKDVPTALPHGIVQAAVLERANTLDILVHKGNLDFLNQTGTIATGSLRRQAQWLNKYPIHTVVDLRGNVNSRMKKLQESDWSGAVFAAAGLERINLKPEDYIDLDWMIPAPAQGAMLVVAMANDEYSRQALHELNDIDTEICTHIERQFLKTLEGGCTAPIGALAVFVEDDIVFKGVLFSIDGKEKIEVERTVPMQEWKKLGYFCAQEILENGGVALMKSIKEKLKK
- a CDS encoding uroporphyrinogen-III synthase, producing MEQISILSTKTLSGIQRKAVLDANFDLLEQDFIEVTNTPFSLQNIQENLIFSSQNAVLSLIEQDGWEGLRTKTAFCVGIKTKELLEQNGFTVDVYMDYASELAEIITLIYSQNSYTFFSGNLRKETLPQALKDAGIVFNEIEVYQTKLAPFKISSLENFAGILFFSPSGVESYLKENKLKKEVCFCIGETTAAALKGKTKSIVVAEEPTIEDLIIGLIEYYTTESE